The stretch of DNA TTATTGGGTGCCTTGGGCAGGGCTGCGAGATAGGCGGCTTCTGCGATGCTCAGCTCTTCCGGCCCCTTGCCGAAATATTGCTGGGCAGCGGCGGCGATGCCATAGGCTGGACCGCCGAAATAAATGTGGTTGAGATAGAGTTCGAGAATGCGATCCTTGCTCAAGGTGCTTTCGATGCGCTGCGCAAGGATGATCTCCTTGATCTTGCGCTCGATCGACGGCGGCTCGCCGGAAAGCAGCAGGTTCTTGGCTAGCTGCTGTGTGATGGTGGCCGCGCCGGCCGGCTTGCGGCCGGAGCCATAGTCGATCAGATTCTGTGCCGCAGCCCTGAGGATCGCCGGCACGCTGTAACCCCCGTGCCCGTAATAGTCCTGATCCTCGGCCGCAAGGAACGCCTTGATCACATGTGGCGGTATTTGCGACAGCGGCACATAGCGGCGATATTCGACCAGCCGGCCGTCGTCATCCCGCCGTGCCACGTCCGCAGAACCGTAGTGGGCAATCTCCGCTGCGCCAGGCAGCTCGCGGCCGAAGCTCCAGAACACCCCGCCGACAGCCGCAGCCCCGATCAGGACCAGGAGCCCCAAGACCTGAGCGCCGCGCATCACCATTCGCCGTGCAGTGCCTGACACCGCATAGGGTTGCGACAGGATCTCGCGCGGCAAGGACCAGCCTTGCGCGATCTTGCCGATCATCTCGGCCGACAGATGCCGTTTCCGGTTCAGCACTTCCGAGGCCCTGGACCGCGATCCGAGCAGCTCGGCGAGTTCCGCCTGGCTGCGCCCCTGTGCCCGCATCGCGAAGGTGAGGAAATCGATGGGATCAGGCGGCGCCAACGGATGGCTCTTGCGCTCATATTCCGCCACCAGAATGGCCAGCACTTCGAGGCGATCAGCTTCCGGGCTGCCTGCCTCGGCCGCAAGCAGGCGATCGATTTCGGCAAGAGCCGAGCGGTAATCCTCCTCGGTTCGGATTGGCTTGACAGGATCGGAAGCAGCCTCAGTCATCGTCTTTTACCTGATTGAGCTCGGTCACCGACGTGATCCGCACGATCCCCAGCTCGAGATTGATCCCAACCATCACCCGGCAGCCTGCCTCGGGAAGATCGAGAAGCAAGCGACCATCTTCGTTGATCCGGGCGAGGGCACCGCATTCCTGTTCGATGCTGGCCCGATCCGTCCAGGCCGCCTGGCGCAGCAACCCGTTCAGCGCGCTAAGGCTCGCCAGGGCCTCGGGATGACGCTTGCCATAGTCGACCAGCACGGACGTGCCAACAACGATCATGAACACTATCCACTATGTTCCCAAAAACGGGAACATGCAAGAATAAAACACGGAGTAGCCCCAACCTCGCTCCTGGGGCTTATCCCTATCACCTCAATCGTCTCGGAGCCAATGAAGCGGAATACCGGTGGTTGGCGCCTTTGGAACCGGTCCTGACCCCGTGTGTTCCCCGACCAAGACCAATCAACAGAT from Rhodoligotrophos sp. CJ14 encodes:
- a CDS encoding transglycosylase domain-containing protein → MTEAASDPVKPIRTEEDYRSALAEIDRLLAAEAGSPEADRLEVLAILVAEYERKSHPLAPPDPIDFLTFAMRAQGRSQAELAELLGSRSRASEVLNRKRHLSAEMIGKIAQGWSLPREILSQPYAVSGTARRMVMRGAQVLGLLVLIGAAAVGGVFWSFGRELPGAAEIAHYGSADVARRDDDGRLVEYRRYVPLSQIPPHVIKAFLAAEDQDYYGHGGYSVPAILRAAAQNLIDYGSGRKPAGAATITQQLAKNLLLSGEPPSIERKIKEIILAQRIESTLSKDRILELYLNHIYFGGPAYGIAAAAQQYFGKGPEELSIAEAAYLAALPKAPNNYRLDIAANRERAKERRDWVLRRMADDGLITSSAAQFAQSEPL